A part of Gossypium hirsutum isolate 1008001.06 chromosome A07, Gossypium_hirsutum_v2.1, whole genome shotgun sequence genomic DNA contains:
- the LOC107956320 gene encoding uncharacterized mitochondrial protein AtMg00810-like, whose protein sequence is MLAKFDGSLFIKNTEGVLLYVLVYVDDIIVTGKHQGSIDAFVTSLDTQFSLKDLGPLNYFLGVEVEHTTDGLFLSQRKYIQDLLKRACMDQAKGSPTPMTTSTNLSQHVGSAIENESDYRSIVGALQYVVITRPDITFAVNKVCQFMHRPLDQHFKAVKQILRYLQSTMEYGLRFTTAVSLDLVGFSDANWGTDVDDRRSTTGFCVFLGGNPVAWGTKKQHVVSRSTAEAKYRSLAHTATEVVWLESLLSELHIAPSKKSTIWCDNSGAVAVSANPVLHSKFKHVELDLFFVRENITAGKLDVGHVPAQDQVEDIFTKPLSASLFTKFRSSLNVVTRREQKAVIKQLEAY, encoded by the coding sequence ATGTTAGCAAAGTTTGATGGCTCTTTGTTCATCAAAAACACTGAAGGGGTGCTGTTGTATGTCCTTGTATACGTGGATGACATCATTGTCACTGGTAAACATCAGGGCAGCATCGATGCTTTTGTCACAAGTTTAGATACACAGTTCTCCTTAAAGGATCTTGGGCCTCTCAATTATTTTCTTGGTGTTGAAGTTGAACATACTACTGATGGTCTTTTTCTCAGTCAACGAAAATATATTCAGGATCTTTTAAAGCGAGCTTGTATGGATCAAGCAAAGGGTTCTCCTACGCCAATGACTACTTCGACAAATCTGTCACAGCATGTTGGTAGTGCTATTGAAAACGAGTCTGACTACAGGAGCATTGTGGGAGCTCTCCAATATGTTGTTATCACTAGGCCAGATATCACCTTTGCTGTTAACAAAGTATGCCAATTTATGCATAGGCCTCTTGATCAGCACTTTAAGGCTGTCAAACAGATCCTTCGATACCTTCAAAGTACTATGGAGTATGGCCTTCGTTTTACTACTGCTGTCAGCTTGGATCTAGTAGGGTTTTCTGATGCAAACTGGGGTACGGATGTTGATGATCGACGATCCACCACAGGTTTCTGTGTTTTTCTTGGTGGCAATCCTGTGGCCTGGGGAACTAAGAAGCAACATGTTGTATCCAGGTCTACTGCAGAAGCTAAGTATCGTAGTTTGGCTCATACGGCTACCGAGGTTGTCTGGTTGGAATCCCTTCTGTCTGAGTTGCATATTGCTCCGTCTAAGAAATCTACAATTTGGTGTGATAATTCTGGGGCTGTTGCTGTCTCGGCAAATCCGGTACTTCATTCAAAGTTTAAGCATGTCGAGTTGGATCTCTTTTTCGTTAGAGAAAATATTACTGCTGGCAAGTTGGATGTTGGCCATGTGCCTGCTCAAGATCAAGTAGAGGACATATTCACTAAACCCTTGTCTGCATCCTTGTTTACAAAGTTTCGTTCGAGTCTCAACGTTGTCACCAGACGAGAACAAAAAGCAGTAATCAAGCAGCTAGAGGCATATTAA